In Dyadobacter subterraneus, a single genomic region encodes these proteins:
- a CDS encoding FAD-dependent oxidoreductase produces MKNYLTLFLLIFTLQLSAQNHVFVETESFENKGGWVIDQQSFVVMGSSYLMAHGMGRPVKDASTTVKFPKKGKYHIWVRTKDWAPFPKGPGKFQVSIDGNPIKQVFGESGSDEWKWYDAGETEIKTETIKLSMKDLTGFNGRCDAILFTDAPKFTPPNKLEELTAFRKKLLNLPGAPVSAGHFDMVVVGGGVAGTCAAISASRMGLKVALIQDRPVLGGNNSSEIRVHLMGDVDKNYYPKLGRIVREMDNGDPGNGNPDAKEYGDARKTSIVKAEKNISLFLNTYVDKVEKQNDIITAVVGRDIITNKETRFEGSFFSDCTGDGTIGYLAGAEFRMGRESKAETGESLAAEKPDNFTLGTSNLWASLPRDTVTTFPETPWALQFSDEYHIDNTKADWEWETGFGNFNTITDAEKIRDHNLRAIYGNWSYLKNHKSQKYAKQELAWVAYIGGKRESRRIIGDHILNQMDIQEGKQYPDGSVTATWTIDLHFPDAKNSKYFEGQEFFAGTKHIKVAPYTIPYRCLYSKNIQNLFVAGRNISTTHVAFGSTRVMRTCGMMGEVVGFAAYLTTKYKTTPRGVYQDHLPELMGILKGETIEAQP; encoded by the coding sequence ATGAAAAACTATCTAACACTATTCCTTCTAATATTCACATTGCAGCTTTCTGCGCAAAACCACGTTTTCGTAGAAACTGAATCCTTTGAAAACAAAGGCGGCTGGGTTATTGACCAGCAATCTTTTGTGGTTATGGGTTCGTCTTACCTGATGGCGCATGGCATGGGCCGACCAGTAAAAGATGCCTCAACAACCGTAAAATTCCCCAAAAAAGGAAAATACCATATCTGGGTTCGCACCAAAGACTGGGCACCATTTCCAAAAGGACCGGGAAAATTTCAGGTTTCTATTGATGGAAATCCGATTAAGCAAGTTTTTGGAGAAAGCGGTTCTGATGAGTGGAAGTGGTACGATGCGGGCGAAACTGAAATAAAAACGGAAACAATCAAATTATCCATGAAAGATCTGACCGGTTTTAATGGCCGCTGCGATGCGATTTTGTTCACAGATGCTCCAAAATTCACCCCACCTAATAAACTGGAAGAACTAACCGCCTTCCGCAAAAAACTTTTAAATCTGCCTGGTGCACCGGTATCCGCCGGACATTTTGATATGGTCGTTGTTGGTGGCGGTGTAGCTGGAACCTGTGCCGCTATTTCAGCTTCAAGAATGGGGTTGAAAGTTGCGTTAATCCAGGATCGGCCAGTTTTGGGTGGTAATAACAGTTCGGAAATACGTGTGCATTTGATGGGTGATGTTGATAAAAATTACTATCCCAAACTTGGTAGGATTGTAAGAGAAATGGACAATGGAGATCCGGGAAACGGAAATCCTGATGCAAAAGAATATGGCGACGCAAGAAAAACTTCTATTGTAAAAGCCGAAAAAAACATCTCGCTTTTCCTGAATACTTATGTGGATAAAGTTGAAAAACAAAACGACATTATTACGGCGGTTGTAGGAAGAGACATTATTACCAATAAAGAAACCCGTTTCGAAGGCTCCTTCTTTTCAGACTGTACCGGCGACGGAACCATCGGATATCTGGCCGGAGCAGAATTTAGAATGGGAAGAGAAAGCAAAGCGGAAACAGGCGAATCACTGGCTGCCGAGAAACCGGATAATTTTACTTTGGGAACTTCAAATCTTTGGGCTTCATTACCACGTGATACCGTTACAACTTTTCCTGAAACGCCCTGGGCACTGCAATTTTCAGACGAGTACCACATCGATAATACCAAGGCCGACTGGGAATGGGAAACTGGTTTTGGAAACTTCAACACCATCACGGATGCCGAAAAAATTCGAGACCATAACCTGCGTGCGATTTATGGAAACTGGTCGTATCTGAAAAATCACAAATCACAAAAATATGCAAAACAGGAGCTTGCCTGGGTAGCTTATATTGGAGGAAAAAGAGAGTCGCGCAGAATCATCGGTGATCATATTTTAAACCAGATGGATATTCAGGAAGGCAAACAGTATCCGGATGGATCTGTTACGGCTACCTGGACAATTGATCTTCATTTTCCAGATGCAAAAAACAGCAAATATTTTGAAGGACAGGAGTTTTTCGCAGGAACCAAACATATCAAGGTAGCTCCTTACACCATTCCATACCGCTGCCTTTATTCCAAAAATATCCAGAATCTTTTCGTTGCCGGAAGAAATATCAGTACTACACACGTAGCTTTTGGCAGCACAAGAGTGATGAGAACTTGTGGTATGATGGGCGAAGTTGTAGGTTTTGCCGCTTATTTGACCACAAAATATAAGACTACACCAAGAGGCGTTTACCAGGATCACCTACCCGAATTGATGGGAATTTTAAAAGGAGAAACCATAGAGGCTCAGCCGTAA
- a CDS encoding FAD:protein FMN transferase: MTKITGFLLFIISYLLSSKLAVANRYDIPMISIQGEAQGTTYHIKYFDKKQRNLKIAIDSILLDFDKCLSLYRSDSELSDFNKSTFHRYKSPYFFPVLKKSKEVFEATNGAFDPTILPLVNAYGFGPTKNKNPENADINSLLKLIGFEKILFDSYAVRKSKPEIQLDFNGIAQGYSVDIISDFLVGLDINRFMVEIGGEILCKGYKVDNKPWVTGIENPLKPGSLFCSVQLSDRAMTTAGNYRNHFEKDGQVFNHIINPKTGSMEQSSLLSVTVFAQDAITADGFDTAFFVMGLEETKHFVSKNPNLDICLLYTDDHGNLKTYLTDGIKNLIKEL, from the coding sequence ATGACCAAAATCACCGGATTTCTTCTTTTTATCATTTCATATTTGCTATCGTCAAAATTGGCGGTGGCAAATCGTTATGATATTCCGATGATTTCAATTCAGGGAGAAGCGCAGGGAACGACTTATCACATTAAATATTTTGATAAAAAACAGCGAAATCTGAAAATTGCTATAGATTCTATTTTACTTGATTTTGATAAATGTTTATCACTATACCGGTCAGATTCCGAGCTTTCGGATTTTAATAAATCTACTTTTCATCGATATAAATCACCTTACTTTTTCCCGGTCCTCAAAAAATCTAAGGAAGTTTTTGAGGCAACGAATGGTGCCTTTGATCCTACCATTTTGCCATTGGTTAACGCTTATGGTTTCGGTCCGACTAAAAATAAAAATCCTGAAAATGCGGACATTAATTCTTTGCTGAAACTCATTGGCTTCGAAAAAATTCTATTTGATTCCTACGCTGTAAGAAAGTCAAAACCTGAAATTCAGCTTGATTTTAATGGTATTGCGCAAGGATATTCGGTTGACATAATCAGTGATTTTCTGGTCGGACTTGATATTAACAGGTTTATGGTAGAGATCGGTGGAGAAATTCTTTGTAAAGGATATAAAGTCGATAATAAACCATGGGTTACAGGCATCGAAAATCCGTTGAAACCTGGTTCTCTTTTCTGTTCAGTTCAGCTTTCTGACCGCGCGATGACGACGGCCGGAAATTATCGAAACCATTTTGAAAAGGACGGACAAGTTTTCAATCATATTATCAATCCCAAAACCGGTTCAATGGAGCAGAGTTCTCTACTTAGCGTAACTGTTTTTGCCCAAGATGCCATCACAGCGGACGGATTTGACACTGCATTTTTCGTCATGGGTCTTGAAGAAACAAAACATTTTGTATCAAAAAACCCGAATCTCGATATATGTCTTTTGTATACCGACGATCATGGAAACTTAAAAACGTATCTGACAGACGGGATTAAAAACCTTATTAAAGAATTGTAA
- a CDS encoding glycerophosphoryl diester phosphodiesterase produces MKYYLTILSCFILINVFGQAPKMLSLANKNIQIIWQNTSEGYHIQKVSVNKNGKWISDLAPSGEYTLLFSETKPASESAENFEKITGGKFPEDAYHYQQEQWKESTTAVSLNTAGKTYHFFPSKVKIIDKNHIQFTQETEVAIIIADWKLDEKYTSDIQVSQKLIPKRKGFFSLATPTLAVLEKEKISWVSVPGYFQGNFMQENFALAYAYGHGIPNRPVIYRERCASTLSPLVSSKNGITLSIIPEPGLARDPWEKDKITQTDWFIGLSHMNRKSQLSPTLYYPVLGEEKSEREIGQELSYGFRYSLISGDWFQALNHAIYDVYNFKEGLALRQSTQSLSDRIEKMHHYLINPKTSLWNIEEYKGKQIGAQSYLGGVVGSNKDAMKNSDYGAMWMLAHETKDPELNQKVLPPAENFKLVQQITDDGFFKGAIEGQYYLAKSKKFVEEWGSVVEPIGLTYYIMLDIGNMLLFEPDNKELKERLKLGAEKLLSWQKPDGSFAVAYDRKTEEEIFKDIKDVRPTFYGLIVAYRILKDEKYLKAAQKGADWFIKNAVETGSFLGVCGDARYAPDFATGQSAQALLDLFDMTKDERYKKAAITSAKIYVSSIYTHPIPSKNIKIVNGVEREDWEISQAGLSFEHGGIFGSATRHGPIQLASHAGLFIRMYKITGEQIFADLARSAAIGRDAFVDPKTSVASYYWQSMNKGAGPYPHHAWWQIGWITDYLLSETELRSDGKVSFPRGFVTPKVGPHQTYGFEPGSVYGEKSNLVIREGFVQNDKPIVDYILAENGQKNVAYVMLLNDRSQPTSGKITLNPEKWISGKNISKILNKKSNQTITASDNSFAYNIPGFGIEVIAVQFE; encoded by the coding sequence ATGAAATATTATTTAACGATACTTTCCTGTTTTATTTTGATAAACGTTTTTGGCCAAGCACCGAAAATGTTATCTCTTGCCAATAAAAATATACAGATTATCTGGCAGAATACTTCGGAAGGTTATCACATTCAAAAGGTTTCCGTCAATAAAAACGGAAAGTGGATCTCCGATCTGGCTCCTTCCGGTGAATACACTTTGTTATTTTCCGAGACAAAACCCGCATCAGAATCCGCAGAAAATTTTGAAAAAATAACAGGCGGAAAATTCCCGGAAGACGCCTACCATTATCAGCAGGAACAATGGAAAGAAAGCACTACGGCCGTTTCGTTGAATACGGCGGGAAAGACGTACCATTTTTTTCCGTCCAAAGTAAAAATCATTGATAAAAATCATATTCAATTCACACAGGAAACGGAGGTTGCAATCATTATCGCCGACTGGAAACTGGATGAAAAGTATACTTCCGACATTCAGGTATCTCAAAAACTGATTCCAAAAAGAAAAGGATTTTTCTCTTTGGCAACACCAACCTTAGCGGTTTTGGAGAAGGAAAAAATAAGCTGGGTTTCTGTTCCGGGTTATTTTCAGGGAAATTTTATGCAGGAAAATTTTGCACTTGCTTATGCTTACGGTCACGGAATTCCGAATCGCCCGGTCATTTATCGTGAACGTTGTGCGAGTACTTTGAGTCCGCTCGTGAGCAGCAAAAATGGAATTACTTTATCTATTATTCCCGAACCTGGCCTGGCGCGCGATCCTTGGGAGAAGGATAAAATCACTCAGACCGACTGGTTTATCGGATTGTCGCACATGAACCGAAAATCGCAGTTATCTCCAACACTCTATTATCCGGTGTTAGGAGAGGAAAAATCGGAAAGAGAAATCGGTCAGGAACTAAGTTATGGGTTTCGGTACAGTTTGATTTCCGGCGATTGGTTTCAGGCGCTGAACCACGCCATTTATGATGTTTATAATTTTAAAGAAGGACTGGCGCTTCGTCAGAGTACCCAATCTTTATCAGATCGCATTGAAAAAATGCATCATTATTTGATCAACCCGAAAACTTCACTTTGGAATATCGAAGAATATAAAGGGAAACAAATTGGCGCTCAATCTTATCTAGGTGGTGTTGTGGGTTCGAATAAAGATGCCATGAAAAATTCAGATTATGGTGCCATGTGGATGCTGGCGCATGAAACCAAAGACCCCGAATTGAACCAGAAAGTATTACCGCCGGCAGAGAATTTCAAACTGGTTCAGCAAATAACCGACGATGGTTTTTTCAAAGGTGCAATTGAAGGACAATATTATCTGGCAAAAAGTAAAAAGTTTGTAGAGGAATGGGGTTCGGTCGTGGAACCAATCGGCCTGACTTATTACATCATGCTGGACATCGGCAATATGCTGCTTTTTGAACCTGATAATAAGGAATTAAAAGAAAGACTGAAATTGGGTGCCGAGAAATTGTTGAGCTGGCAAAAACCGGATGGAAGTTTCGCCGTTGCTTATGACCGGAAAACGGAAGAGGAGATATTCAAAGATATTAAAGACGTTCGTCCTACTTTTTACGGTTTGATCGTCGCTTACCGGATTTTAAAAGATGAAAAATATCTGAAAGCTGCACAAAAAGGCGCTGATTGGTTTATTAAAAATGCGGTTGAAACCGGTTCTTTTCTTGGTGTTTGTGGTGACGCGCGTTATGCGCCTGACTTCGCAACCGGACAATCTGCTCAGGCTTTGCTAGATCTTTTTGATATGACAAAAGATGAGCGTTATAAAAAAGCTGCCATAACATCAGCTAAAATTTATGTCAGTTCAATTTACACACACCCGATTCCTTCCAAAAATATCAAAATTGTTAATGGTGTTGAAAGAGAAGATTGGGAAATCAGTCAGGCTGGTTTGAGTTTTGAACATGGCGGAATATTTGGCTCAGCCACGCGTCACGGGCCTATTCAATTGGCCAGTCACGCCGGACTTTTTATCAGAATGTACAAAATCACCGGCGAACAGATTTTTGCTGATCTGGCAAGATCAGCCGCTATTGGCCGCGATGCTTTCGTCGATCCAAAAACCAGCGTCGCTTCCTATTACTGGCAATCCATGAACAAAGGTGCCGGTCCTTATCCGCATCACGCCTGGTGGCAAATCGGCTGGATTACAGATTATTTACTGTCCGAAACTGAACTGAGATCTGACGGAAAAGTCAGTTTTCCGAGAGGTTTTGTAACGCCGAAAGTTGGTCCGCACCAGACTTATGGCTTTGAACCCGGATCGGTTTATGGTGAAAAGTCAAATCTGGTAATCCGTGAAGGTTTTGTTCAAAATGACAAACCCATTGTAGATTATATTCTGGCAGAAAACGGTCAAAAAAATGTGGCTTATGTCATGCTGCTTAATGACCGCTCACAGCCAACATCAGGGAAAATTACTTTAAACCCGGAAAAATGGATTTCCGGGAAAAATATCTCGAAAATCCTAAATAAGAAATCTAATCAGACCATTACAGCATCCGACAATTCCTTTGCCTATAACATTCCGGGTTTTGGTATTGAAGTGATTGCTGTTCAGTTTGAATAA
- a CDS encoding sodium:solute symporter family protein has protein sequence MNSPIDTAVIFIFSAFVLFIGMLFVRTGRNMKSFFAGGESVPWFIGGLSLFMSFFSAGTFVAWGAIAYKYGWVSVTIQWTMCIGALITGLWLAPKWKATGALTAAEFVKERLGLTVQKTFIYIFTLVSLFIKGSVLYPVAKLVSVSLGFPLIPSTIVLGIMMIAYTAVGGLWAVMVTDILQFVILTAAVFIILPLSLNAAGGWDAVTTKAPDGFFELLNGEYTFGFIIAFTLYHICYIGGNWTFVQRYTSVDSGKSARKVSFLFAGLYLISPIIWMLPPMIYRTINPDLVGLDTENAYLKVCQLVLPPGLMGLMLTGMYFSTSASANTTLNVVSAVFTNDIYKGMINPGASDKKLMSIARLSSLVFGIGMIIIALLVPAAGGIVEVVLSIGAVTGGPLLAPALWALFSKKLTGKATLWITGSTLSVNLLFKIILPLTAGFKLNRSEEMLLGIGLPIILLAINEWFVARRTATSSEYEVYQAVMAQRKFDYLESSEEEKTEARRQNQFGLQVIAGALSFTAFLLFVLSALTTIGSTLTAAIAFGILLTAIIPWRASRKIKLISAETKNQILHS, from the coding sequence TTGAACTCACCCATTGATACCGCCGTCATTTTTATCTTTTCGGCCTTCGTTTTATTTATCGGAATGCTTTTCGTCCGGACGGGACGGAACATGAAATCCTTTTTTGCCGGAGGTGAATCCGTGCCCTGGTTTATAGGAGGACTTTCGTTATTTATGAGCTTTTTCTCTGCCGGCACTTTTGTCGCCTGGGGAGCTATTGCCTATAAATATGGCTGGGTTTCCGTGACAATCCAGTGGACCATGTGCATCGGCGCGCTGATCACAGGACTTTGGCTGGCTCCAAAATGGAAAGCAACAGGCGCATTAACTGCCGCTGAATTTGTAAAAGAAAGATTGGGACTGACGGTACAAAAAACGTTTATCTACATTTTTACGCTGGTTTCACTTTTTATTAAAGGCTCCGTTTTATATCCGGTCGCCAAACTGGTGAGCGTTTCACTTGGATTTCCATTGATTCCCAGCACCATTGTTTTGGGAATTATGATGATCGCTTACACAGCCGTTGGCGGATTGTGGGCAGTAATGGTTACTGATATTCTTCAATTTGTGATTTTGACGGCTGCCGTTTTTATCATTTTACCATTATCCTTAAATGCAGCAGGCGGCTGGGACGCGGTAACTACCAAAGCACCAGACGGTTTTTTCGAATTGTTAAACGGCGAATATACTTTCGGATTTATCATCGCTTTTACGCTTTATCACATTTGTTACATTGGAGGTAACTGGACTTTTGTACAACGTTACACTAGTGTCGACAGCGGAAAATCTGCCCGGAAAGTTTCTTTTCTTTTTGCAGGATTATACCTCATCAGCCCGATTATCTGGATGCTGCCTCCGATGATTTACCGGACCATTAATCCTGACCTGGTAGGTCTGGATACTGAAAACGCCTATTTGAAAGTTTGCCAGCTTGTTTTGCCCCCGGGTTTGATGGGACTGATGCTTACCGGCATGTATTTCTCAACTTCGGCCTCAGCCAATACAACCTTGAACGTCGTGTCAGCCGTTTTCACAAACGACATTTACAAAGGCATGATCAATCCGGGCGCTTCGGATAAAAAGCTGATGTCCATTGCACGATTATCGTCGCTTGTTTTTGGCATCGGGATGATCATTATCGCTTTACTCGTACCAGCTGCCGGTGGGATTGTGGAAGTGGTTTTAAGTATCGGCGCAGTTACTGGCGGACCACTTTTAGCGCCGGCACTTTGGGCTTTGTTTTCCAAAAAGCTAACCGGAAAAGCCACCCTCTGGATCACTGGTTCTACACTTTCGGTCAATTTACTTTTCAAAATTATTTTACCATTAACGGCAGGTTTTAAATTAAATCGTTCAGAAGAAATGCTTCTCGGGATTGGTTTGCCGATTATTTTACTGGCTATTAATGAATGGTTTGTAGCACGAAGAACTGCTACCAGTTCTGAATACGAAGTTTATCAGGCTGTGATGGCGCAGCGAAAATTTGATTATCTGGAAAGCTCGGAAGAAGAGAAAACGGAGGCGCGCAGACAAAATCAGTTTGGCTTACAGGTGATTGCCGGCGCACTTTCATTTACCGCTTTTTTGCTTTTTGTGTTAAGTGCTTTAACTACAATTGGCTCCACCTTAACAGCTGCCATAGCATTTGGGATTCTGTTAACAGCCATCATTCCATGGCGCGCGTCCCGAAAAATCAAACTCATTTCAGCAGAAACAAAAAATCAAATCCTTCACTCATAA
- a CDS encoding glycoside hydrolase family 2 protein encodes MIIKKSLFVLTLLFLSGSISFGQYKISQPNAIPLHGEWSFTLDPAEMGLAGKWYESKIDGNRFDKVTVPHCFSADLRYQFYNGTVWYRKTFPWKTTSGKRIILHFDAAYYKTNIWLNDQKVGVHEGGYTPFSFDITDFLKDGDNLLAVSVNNDTWKVGTIPGAKDNNRINDAFMGWVNYGGLIRPVYLTVEPEVYADNIKIESTPDLIKGTAVLTTKLRIKNVSKQTVSPKVNYVVQFKEKAVALNWKIKSTSISAGQTGIIEAETSLSAAQVKLWNLDDPNLYHLTAIIGSDTISSNFGIRKVEIKNAQLLLNGKSLRLGGGNRVVDYPGLGSMEPDWLVEKDFRLMKEAGMEFQRLTHYTPSKYFYELADKYGMLIISEAGNWQLTPRQMDNDSMRTKFRSQFREMVERDWNHPSIIAYSVGNEYESKSQAGLKWTKDMIVNARELDPTRLYTFASMFLNTFPEKPEDEASQYVDFISSNTYGNHAKVLDHIHKLYPEKPILISEWGTRADDKGGEIGQAQHVRDVIAEVRKRPYVIGTSWWTYNDYQSRYHGTNANGYRPWGIVGPDRSLRPAYKSYQDEMSPVLIEKVSFKSGEQGSHQLVLKLTARNDFPSYAIRGYSLKTANGSYVIPDLNPGESKEFTIPLNGFDKKISLTLMKPTGYSAGIKEIELK; translated from the coding sequence ATGATAATAAAGAAATCACTTTTTGTACTGACGTTATTATTTTTATCCGGTTCAATTTCCTTTGGTCAATATAAAATCAGTCAGCCTAACGCTATTCCACTGCATGGTGAATGGTCTTTCACACTGGATCCTGCTGAAATGGGACTGGCTGGAAAATGGTACGAATCGAAAATTGACGGGAATCGTTTTGACAAAGTAACGGTGCCTCATTGTTTTTCTGCCGATCTGCGCTATCAGTTTTACAACGGAACGGTTTGGTATCGAAAAACATTTCCATGGAAAACGACTTCCGGGAAACGTATCATTCTCCATTTCGACGCGGCTTATTACAAAACTAATATCTGGCTGAATGATCAGAAAGTTGGGGTACATGAAGGCGGATACACGCCATTCAGCTTTGATATAACAGATTTCCTGAAAGATGGCGACAATCTGCTGGCTGTTTCCGTAAACAATGATACCTGGAAAGTCGGAACAATTCCCGGCGCAAAAGACAACAACCGAATCAATGACGCTTTTATGGGATGGGTAAATTACGGCGGCTTGATTCGTCCGGTTTATTTAACTGTTGAACCGGAAGTTTATGCTGATAATATCAAGATTGAAAGCACACCGGATTTAATCAAAGGAACGGCTGTTTTGACTACAAAACTTAGAATCAAAAACGTTTCAAAACAAACGGTTTCCCCGAAAGTAAATTATGTCGTTCAATTCAAAGAGAAAGCGGTTGCACTGAATTGGAAAATTAAATCAACCAGCATTTCAGCCGGACAAACGGGAATTATCGAAGCGGAAACAAGCCTTTCTGCGGCGCAGGTTAAACTTTGGAATCTGGATGATCCGAACTTATATCATCTTACTGCAATCATCGGTTCGGATACAATTTCCTCAAATTTTGGTATCAGAAAAGTCGAGATCAAAAATGCGCAATTATTACTGAACGGAAAATCACTTCGGTTAGGCGGAGGAAATCGTGTTGTCGATTATCCGGGTTTAGGCTCGATGGAACCAGATTGGCTGGTGGAAAAAGATTTTCGTTTGATGAAGGAAGCAGGAATGGAATTTCAACGGTTAACGCACTATACTCCCTCTAAATATTTCTATGAACTGGCCGATAAATATGGAATGCTGATTATTTCCGAAGCCGGAAACTGGCAGCTGACACCCCGCCAAATGGACAACGACAGCATGCGTACCAAATTCCGTTCGCAGTTCCGGGAAATGGTGGAACGAGATTGGAATCATCCGAGCATTATTGCTTACAGCGTTGGGAATGAGTATGAATCAAAATCGCAGGCCGGACTAAAATGGACCAAGGATATGATCGTGAATGCGCGTGAACTTGACCCAACACGGCTGTACACTTTCGCCAGTATGTTCTTAAATACGTTCCCTGAAAAACCGGAAGATGAGGCCAGTCAGTATGTCGATTTCATTTCTTCGAATACCTATGGAAACCATGCCAAAGTCCTGGACCATATCCACAAATTATATCCTGAGAAACCGATCCTGATTAGTGAATGGGGAACGAGAGCTGATGATAAGGGTGGCGAAATTGGTCAGGCGCAACATGTGCGTGATGTAATTGCGGAGGTAAGAAAAAGGCCCTATGTGATTGGGACTTCCTGGTGGACTTACAACGATTATCAAAGTCGCTATCACGGCACAAATGCCAACGGATATCGTCCCTGGGGAATTGTTGGCCCGGATCGCTCACTGAGGCCTGCCTACAAATCCTATCAGGATGAAATGTCGCCGGTTTTAATTGAAAAAGTGAGTTTTAAATCCGGTGAACAGGGTTCGCATCAGCTTGTTCTTAAACTGACTGCACGTAATGATTTTCCTTCTTATGCCATTCGCGGTTATTCGCTAAAAACGGCAAATGGCAGCTATGTCATTCCTGATCTTAATCCTGGTGAGAGTAAAGAATTCACAATTCCGCTAAATGGTTTTGACAAAAAAATATCGCTAACTCTCATGAAGCCAACGGGATACTCCGCCGGAATTAAAGAAATCGAACTAAAATAA